From the genome of uncultured Methanobrevibacter sp., one region includes:
- the rpl12p gene encoding 50S ribosomal protein P1: MEYIYAAMILHSAEKDINEENVKSIIEAAGIDADDARIKALIAALEDVDIDEAMETTAMAAAAPAAAPAAAEAVEEEEEEEEEEEEASEEEAAAGLGALFG, encoded by the coding sequence ATGGAATATATATATGCGGCAATGATTTTGCACAGTGCAGAAAAAGATATTAACGAAGAAAATGTTAAAAGTATTATTGAAGCAGCAGGAATTGATGCTGATGATGCTAGAATCAAAGCATTAATCGCAGCTTTAGAAGATGTTGACATCGACGAAGCTATGGAAACTACTGCTATGGCAGCAGCAGCACCTGCAGCTGCACCTGCAGCAGCTGAAGCTGTTGAAGAAGAAGAGGAAGAAGAAGAGGAAGAAGAAGAAGCTTCTGAAGAAGAAGCAGCAGCTGGATTAGGTGCTCTCTTCGGATAG